GGGACCGAGATGATTGCGACAATAGCGatgatggtggtgatggaaTGCGGTGGTTGTAGAGGTGCCAATGGTGATGCTAAGTGGTGACGATGGTGgagggaggtggttgtggtggtggtgagtcGTGGCGGTAGGTAGTGGTAGTGGCGATGATGTGGGTGGTGGTCATTGTGGTGATGGAGAGGtattgtggtggtggcagtgttgTAGGGCGATGGTGGTTCAGACAGTGGTGGTGTTGGAaggtaatggtggtggtggttgtgatgGCAGTGGTGGGTCATGACGATATGTAGTGGTGGTAGTGATGTCgatgacggtggagggtggtggaggcggtggaagatgatggtgatgatggtagtGGTTCAGGTGGTGGCAGTTGTGGTGGTGGAAGGTGacggtgatgatggtggtggtgggtggtggcagACGTGGAGGGTGGCTGTGATAGTGGTCATAACAATGATAGCGATTACAGTTATGGTAGTGGTGGAAGTGGCCCAAATTCGCACCAAATTAGGAACCTCACCCCAAATTCTTCAACGAGTCCTCCACCATCCCCTCCGTCCTCCGTCACATCCTTACCCACAAACCACAACCATCCCTCCGTTTCTGCTTCACCATCTTCTTTTTCTACTTCTTCTACACCAATTTCAGAGTTTCATCCATTTGGATTGGCAATCTCATCAACGTAATCGAAAAAACACACATCCCAACGTACATTAATGAAGAAGCAAGATTTTACCATGTTGACTCAAACGTCGATTGCCAAACCAAATGGAcactaaggtagcgtttggtagacaggtgggaagggaacggaacaggacacatgggttccgttctgtgtttgtcgtatttttaagatggaacggaacgggacaaaagACTTCAGGAACAtgacactttggttccctgaaaaagggtggaacggaagggaacggaacggaacactttcttaaaacttttgcaagttcaaaaatacccttaatttatatttgaaattttatgtatctaaacagtttaaaatcacttataaaattgaaagcacttattatatttgtagacaaagttaaataaaaatctactttttcaaaaaaatcacttaaaataaaatcaattttttttttcaaaagtaaaatcactttttgtaagcaatgataaatgagccaattagagtgcgtttgattcaacttattttggaaaaatcacattttaatcaaaaaattacttttaaaatcaaaaaatcacttttaaaatcaaaaaatcacttttttaatcaaatatcactttttgtgtttgtttcagctgaagctgaaaacaggttatttgaaacagttactttagcttatcatgaaaacctatgatgatagatgagaggagataaaaaaagtgattttaattagagtaatcaaacacgaatcaacttaattaaaataaaatcaattattttttcaaaagtaaaatcggtttttgtaagcaatgataaacgagtcaattagaatgcgtttaattcaacttattttggaaaaatcactttttgagtttgtttcagctgaagctgaaaacaaattatttgaaacagttactttagcttataatgaaaatctatgatgatagatgaggagagtaaaaaaaaagtgattttaattagagtagtcgaacacgaatcaacttatgcttttctcaaaatctcttaaaaatattatagttaaaaatcaatatttttaatctaaataaacgcacttaaaatagcttaaataataattaggtttctgcttttttcaatagcatgctgaaacaacttaaacaatatataagtgattattttaaagaaataagtgattatttcatgaagtaagcaataacaaacggtttctatgcaaaatgttcaattgagttcaatttgttttcctcaatcaaatattaaacatgcagggttatatatgtaattaaaatcatggttctgttctattgacttggagttaccaaacacaacaaatagaacattattgtcctgttccatCCTGTTCTGTCCGGTTCCATTTTGTTCTGTCCTgttccgtcaccaaacgctacctaactCCACATACATTCGAATAAAAGTAGAGCATCGCAAAACAGACCTTAAGCAAGGTCTATTCATGCTCCACCTAAAAAACATTAAACAAGTGAAGGGTCTTTGTTGCAACGTTGCAGTACCATTATTCTAACGAATTACATTCATGAAAACCTGCGACATCACCTTAAAAAAAAGTATAGCTTACAGAAACTTATGCAGTTCTTAAGAGTACATATATGCGGATGAATCCACAAAAAATGTCTTCATAAATTTCTATACTTTCGTGTGCATGTGTTTACTCTTTTCATGTTCCAACCAAAGATAAACTCAACCCAAGAAGGCCTTTTGTTTCACCAAACAAGTTTACCGCTTAAGTTGCCTTCTAGCCAAAGCAGGGGCTTTCTTTGGGATATAGACCTTGTAGCTAACCTGAGCATTCACAAAACACTAGCAGTAAGAAAAGGATAAGGAAAGGAAAGGATGACATACCGTATTTTAGGGCTCACCATTATGAATTTATGACAGTAAGATTCAGAATATAAGACAGATTATCTCACACTTACCTGTACCATTTCACCACCTCGCATCACATTCATTGTTTTCTGCTCAAACTGGGAGGCCTCATTGGACTCATCTTGCGATTTGCCTGAAATATTCTCTACGGATGTACTTTCTACGCAGGATTCAGGGGCAGCAGCATTGTCCAACTCCTTAACATCTCTGCCACTGCTATTAGCAGCGTTCCTCTTTTCATCAGTCTCAGTCACTGCGTACTTTACCTTGGAAGGTTCATGTGAAGCAACAGTTTGCTTCAATTCAAACTGCGAGTGATCTTTGACATCACCTCGGCCCATGCTCAAGTTATTATGCTTAAATTTAGGTCCAAGAGTAGAAGGCTTAGGAACAGCAGAATACAATCCTGTAATGTTATTGACATTATCATTGCTACTATGACTCTCAATATCAGCAGCTCCAGAAGCACCCTTATCTTTAGTACTTTCTTCTAGCACCAACTTTTCCTGAGGAAGTCCTGACACAGTTGTTTGCTTCAGAGATGAGCGACTTTGAAGTGAATCATTGCGAAGTTGTAATGAGGTCAATTCCAAATTCCCCTTCCTGTAATTAGTAGATTTAGCAACGGTTTTATTAGGATTATCTGCATCAATCACCTTTTCTGGCGCACAGGCCAATTGATGCTTAGCAGAACCAGATATATCTTTATCTGTGtttaaaatcctctcaacatttCTTCGAGGAGAAACTAAATTTCTCCTCCAAGAAGGTAAACTAGTTTCTTCTACAGGGGTTTGCTTATCAAATGTTGATCCTACAGCTGCATTAATGACATTAGACTTACCTTGAACCGGTTCATCTATATTATCAGTAATTTGTTGCTTCACTTGGctaacaattttatttttctgatgaGAAGCTTTTGCATCAGATTGAATCTCACCTCGGAATTTTTTCAAGTTTTCTAAGGCTTTTTGTCTTAGAATTGACTCCAAGTCATCGCCATTGAGATTTGCACCGGATGTCTCACTCGTTTCATTCTTCATAGATTCACTTGTCCCAGCAAGTGAATCTCCAAGTTTGGATTCTGTGACAATAAGATCGGCATTCATATCTCCTACCTCATCCTCAACTCTCAATTTCTCCTCTGATTCAGGAAGTGTATGATGATCAAACTCTCTCTTTGTGCCCCCATCATTACTGTCATTACTTCTACAAGGGTAATCATGATAATCTACAATCTCCTCCGTGGTTTCATTTCCACACAAGTCCCTAGATTCTTCGGCCTCTGTTGTAACAGTAATAACTGACCTGAGCCACCTAGATTTGTTCTCACGTAAATAGTTCTCTTCAGTCCCTTCATAATAACTATCTTCATTTCGGGGACTGCATGGTGAGAAACTTCTGGCTCTGTATCTATTGCTCTTTTCACTTCCACTTCTTCCTCTCAATCttcttttgtctttctcttttctttctgaTCTTCCCCTATCAGCCTCATATTGACCGTCATCATTGCCAGCAACCCCACCCTCACACGTTGAGCAGCTCAACGACCCACTCCTCATCGAACTAACACTTGCCTCTCTCCTACGCTTCTTCTTCTCA
This portion of the Lotus japonicus ecotype B-129 chromosome 3, LjGifu_v1.2 genome encodes:
- the LOC130746780 gene encoding uncharacterized protein LOC130746780; this encodes MGKSSSSIKKKRSKKSSKAKASGRSKSKKYKSKKVRRREVSLSTSDSESLDISASSSSEDRYKRKRDRSRTRKDVKVRKKRARKRSRSCDSGSEDSIDARKEKKRKRAKKDDKVKEKPFEKKKRRREASVSSMRSGSLSCSTCEGGVAGNDDGQYEADRGRSERKEKDKRRLRGRSGSEKSNRYRARSFSPCSPRNEDSYYEGTEENYLRENKSRWLRSVITVTTEAEESRDLCGNETTEEIVDYHDYPCRSNDSNDGGTKREFDHHTLPESEEKLRVEDEVGDMNADLIVTESKLGDSLAGTSESMKNETSETSGANLNGDDLESILRQKALENLKKFRGEIQSDAKASHQKNKIVSQVKQQITDNIDEPVQGKSNVINAAVGSTFDKQTPVEETSLPSWRRNLVSPRRNVERILNTDKDISGSAKHQLACAPEKVIDADNPNKTVAKSTNYRKGNLELTSLQLRNDSLQSRSSLKQTTVSGLPQEKLVLEESTKDKGASGAADIESHSSNDNVNNITGLYSAVPKPSTLGPKFKHNNLSMGRGDVKDHSQFELKQTVASHEPSKVKYAVTETDEKRNAANSSGRDVKELDNAAAPESCVESTSVENISGKSQDESNEASQFEQKTMNVMRGGEMVQVSYKVYIPKKAPALARRQLKR